The DNA sequence CCCCCGGAGCCTCTTCCTAAGCCCCGCCCCCTGTCCAGGACACGCCCTCTTTTGTCCCCGGCCACGCCCCCATCTCCTGGcgggaaaaggaaggaggtgaggggcggggggggaggggggctcctggaggggccggggggggcggggggctccggggaACCGGGGACATCGAGCaacggggggggcggggggaaccCCGGGGGGCGGGGGATACTGGGCGCACTGGGGGCTCTGGTGGGCCGGGTCTCATGGCGGGGGAAGGAACTGGGGACACCAGGTGGAACTGGTCTCGTGGCGGGGGGGGAgtactggggacactggggacaccggggacacCGGGGACTGGGTCCCGTGGCAGTGTGGGCatactggggacactggggggaCCAGGTCCTATGGCAACGGGGGAGGGGATTGGGGATACTGGGGGCTGTGTCAGCTGGCAGTGGGTgggcactggggacactggggggtCCTATGGCAATGGGGGGGGTTGGGGATACTGGGGTGCCCCATGGCTGGCTCCGTGTCTCTGGAGACTCCGGGCAGACCCCTCCCCACAAGAGCAGGGGGGGCACACGGTGGGGGGGTCACACACATGGGTCGGTGGGGGGTGCACAGCACCATCCCCGGGGTCCCCGGCCATCCCCGTGCCCTGACGCGACCCCCaacccctccccagctccatccccgATGGCGTCAGACGAGCGCGAGAcgctgctgaggctgcagcaggcgCTGGTGGAGGACGAGTTCGAGGCCTTCAAGTTCCTGCTGGGGGGGCAGCTGCCGCTGAGCCGCCTGCACCCCGCCACACGCCCCGAGCTCTGTGCCCTGCTCCTACAGCACTTCCCTGGCCGCGCACTGCTTGTGGCCGCTGCCGTCCTCCGGCAGCTTGGCCGCCACGACCTCCTCCGGCAGTATCAGCTCCCCGAGGAGGACGAGGCCCCAGGCAGCCTTGGCGAGACTGGCGGCGGAGCTCAGGGTGCTGCAGATGGTCGAGATGCTGCAGGGGCTCAGAGTCCTGGAGGCGCTCTGGGTGCTGGAGGTGCTCCGGATGCTGGAGGCGCTCCAAATGCTGGAGGTGCCCGGGATGCTGGAGGTATCCATCGTACTGGAGATGCCCGGGGTGCTTGGCGTACTGGAGGTGCTCGAGGTGCTCTGGGTGCTGGAGGCGCCCGGGATGCTGGAGGTATCCAGGATAATGGAGGCGCTCAGGGTGCCCgaggtgctggaggtgctgagggTGCTGGAGGTGCTCGGGGTGCTGGCGGCAGTGCCCAAGGAGCGCCAGGATCTGCCGAGGATGCTCGGGGAGGCAGcggaagggggtgggggggcacagggaggaTGTGGAGGCACCCCTGacgctccccccaccccccaggcCGCCCCCCCCGGGTGCTGACGGagcaggacctgctgctggtggcacagaGGCTGGGCAGCGAGTGGCAGGAGGTGGGCATcgcctgcctggggctgccacAGAGCCGCCTCGAGCAGATCGGCGAGGAGCGGCCGCAGCGCACCGTGCTGCGCGCCTTCGAGATGCTGCGTGAGTGGCGCCGGCGGCAGCAGGGGGGGGCCACGGCCCCCCGGCTGCTGGACTGTCTGCGCGGCGCCCCCGTGGACCCCGAGGTGCTCGAGCTCCTGCAGGGCATGTAGGGGGGGTGCAGCCGGGGGGGTCCTGGCCGTGCTCAGGCCTGTTTTATGCTGGGACCAGCAGAATAAAGTGTATTTATTCTACGACAAATCGGGTTTATTCTATGGTAATACGTGTCTGTTCCAGGGTAAAATGGGATTTATTCCAGGACAAGGAGGGGTTTATTCCAGGGTGAAAATGGGTTTATTCCACCTGTCCTTGCAGCGCGGTGGAGGCCAGTCTGGCCTTCACTGGGCTACGAGCAGGGGGAGCCCCCCCGCCCTCAGTCCCCAAATGTCCCCCTTGGGGGGCAGCACAGGGGTTGTGTGGGGCCCTACAGGTCACGCCCCAGCCGCTCGATCTCATCCAGGAAGAAGTCGAGGTCGGCCCTGGTGACGGCGGGGCTGGTGACGATCTGCCGGAAGAAGTTGACCCTGGCGCCGTGGGGCTGGTAGCCCACCATCATGGAGCCCTCCTTCATCATCCTCTCCTTGATGGCCGGGGCCACCTGTGCGGGGACAGGGCTGTACGGGGACTGCCCGGGGGGGGttggccgggggggggggggcgggggctgcGCTCACCTTCCCCAGCCGCAGCCAGAAATCCTCGCAGCCCTCGCAGCCCCGCAGGCTGGGTGGCACGAACCAGAAGCAGAGGTTGATGAATtcgggctggggggggggggggggggaatgggcCGAGGGCGGGGGGTCACCGGCACCTCACTGGGGGCACCGGCTGTGCCCTGCCTTTGGGGCACCCCGACGGACCCGTGTGCATCCCAATGCGGCCACAGGACGGGAGGGGGGTgctccctcctcccacccccctgGGGCTCCCCCCGCGATGCCGCAGCACCGAGGTGTGAAATCACCCCAGCGATAGTGCGGGCGCACGGCCCCGTACCTCGAGCACCAGCTGGAAGCCGTCCCTCCGCCTCACCTCCTCCGCCAGGTACCTGGGGACAGAGCGGCGTCAGCCACGGCCCCGGGGCCACGAGATgctgggggggaaggggggcatCTCGCAGCCACCCCCCTGCGCTCAGGGAGGGGTCCCGGCACTCACCTGGTGCAGGCGAAGGCCCTGTCGACGCGGCGCTCCAGCCCCTCGGTGCCCACGGCCTTCCAGAGCAGCCAGAGCTTGAGGCAGTCGACGCGGCGGCCGCACTGCACCGTCTTGTCGCCAGTGTCGTACGCCACGTCGTAGAACTTGTCACGCTGGAAGAGGTACGCGGCGCCTGCCCCGTGGCAccgctgcagcagcccctgagGGAGGCCGCAGGGGGATCAGCACCGGGGGCCTGGGGGCCCTGGGGGGCCGGGTGGGGGGCGCGGGACCTACGGTGGTGTCACGGAGGAGCAGAGCCGAGCACTGCAGCCCCACCGCCAGCATCTTGTGCGGGTTCCAGGCCACTGAGTCAGCCCTGGGGGGAGAAAGGGGTCAGCGGGACGATGCCGccaccccccccagccccccagtCCTTAAACGGCGAGCTCCAGGCCCGCCTCACAGCACGGATACCTCTCGATGCCAGCCAGGAGGTGCCGGTGCGTCCTGGAGAGCAGCGCGCTCCCGCCCCAGGCAGCCTGTGGGGCacaggggtgggagcagggggagcccccgggggcaCCGCAGGGGAACGGGGCTGCGGGGACACAGCAGGGACCCCCCCGTCCCTCCCCCAGAGACTCACGTCCACGTGGAGCCAGAGGCCGTGGCGTTGGCACACATCCGCCACGCTGCCCAGGGGGTCGAAGGCACCCAGGACAGTGGTGCCGCACGTGGCACTGACGAAGAACGGCACGGCGCCCTGGGGGGGAGCGAGGGGGAATGGGGGCAGTGCgctgggggcagcgggcagAGCATTGCAGGGGGGAGCACAATGGGATGGGGGCAGCATGCTGGGGGCACAGTGCACTGGGGCAGCATAATGGGGCAGGGGGCAGTATAACGGGGTCGGGATTTGCAGAGGATCCCAGCACAGCCGGCTCCCCCGGGCCTCACCTCGCCTTTCGCCCTCTCAatctccttctccagctcctcagGGATCATCTTCCCCctgcggggtgctggggggtcaGCAGCGAGGCTGGGGCCAGGGGGTCCTGGTCCGCCCCCCCCCGCGGTGCCCAGGGGCCTCACCTCTCATCCGCGCGCACCAGAAAGACGTTGTCAGTGCCGATGCCCAGGAAGGCGGCCCCCTTCTCGATGGAGTAGTGGCTCTGGggtgggggcaggggggtggggggaccggggggggggggctacaCCcgagcccccccaccccatccccatccccgtccccacctCCTGTGAGGCGAAGAGCGCCAGGCGTGGCAGGGCCCGGCTGCCCCGCTGCCGGCCCTCAGGGAAGCGGTGGTAGCGGGCGACGTTCATGGCGTACATGTTGGAGATGGAGCCtcctgggaggggggggggggNNNNNNNNNNNNNNNNNNNNNNNNNNNNNNNNNNNNNNNNNNNNNNNNNNNNNNNNNNNNNNNNNNNNNNNNNNNNNNNNNNNNNNNNNNNNNNNNNNNNggggggggggggggggggggggctcagcacccacccCGGGGGGCGATGCGGACCCCGGGGAACCCCCcatagcccccccccccccccacgcacCGGGGCAGAAGGTGCCGTCGCCGCTGCCCCATCCCACCAGCTCCCGCAGCTTGGCCAGCACCACCTCCTCCATCAGCACGAACACCGGGGCAATCTCATATGTGTACCTGGGGGGGCACAACAGGACCTGGGGGGGTGGAAATGGACCCCCCCCTTCGCCCAGAgaccccctccttccccccccccgtgtccccaggcaccCACTGGCTGGTGTTGAGGGCCTCGGTCAGCAGGCGTCCCGCCAGCGCGTGGTGGTCCAGCCCCGAGAAGAGCTGGTTGAAGAAGCGGGGGTGTcctggggggggacacgggggcaTCAGCCACAGGGGGGGCGGGAGCCTCCCCAGACTGTGGGGCCCTGACAGGACCACGCGGATGCTGCCGTGGGGCAGCAAAGGGGGGGTTCAGCTGGGACAGTGGGGTGGGGTCATGAGTGGGGCAGGTGGGATCTTTGGGGGGGGACACGATGGGGTTGTTGGGATCTCGGGGGGGGAACCACCTTTATGAGGGGTGACACGAGTGGGGTTGTTGGGACTGTTATGGGCTGGGGGGACATGAGTGGGGCTGTGACCGGGACGTGCAGGACCTTCGCCCCTGGGGCAAGGAGCAGCTGGGCGGGGAGGGggccctgcaggcagggccGGGACCGACTGGGACCGACTGGGACCAGCCAGGACCACCGTGCCCATTGTCCCACGCGCTCACCGGTCTTAACGCTGTAGCGGGCGATGTCgcggcagtgctgcagcaggcgCTGGGGGGGCTCCCCGTGGCTGCGCAGCTCCAGGTCCAGCAGCGCCCGCAGCTCCCGCGGCTCCCTCCAGTCGCACACCTGGGCCGGGACCCGGCTCAgcccccggcacccccgggAGGGGCTCAGGGacgcccccccaccccccacccccatgcCGGCCCCGCACCTTGAGGGCCGTGTCCGTGCCCTTGCGGACAGCCTCATCCAGCAGCACCTCGAAGGCCTCCCGCAGGAATTCCTCTCCCGCCGCCCTGTCCAGGCCTGGCCGCTCCAGCGCGCTGCCCTCCGCCATCACGGCCCCCCCGCGCCACTCATCCCTGGGCGGACACACGGAGGGATGGACGGGTGTGGGGCAGCCGTCACCCCCCCAGGAGTCCCCGCTTCCAGGGGGGCAAAGCCCCGGCCCCCTGTTCCCTCACCTCTCCCGATTTCTCACCAGAAGAGCGGGGGCgaagggcagcagccagcacccgCGTCCCCTCCCAGGGGGCAAAGTGCAgctcaaccccccccccccccggcgctggCGTCCCCAGGGAGGGGCCGCGGGGATggcccagcacctcccagcgCACCCAGTGCAGGCTGCTGGTCCCGATGGCAATGTGAGGGGGATGGCAGTGGGACCGGCCCTGCCTGGGGGCCTCTGGGGGTGCCCCCACCCCGTTTGGCCCCCAGGCCAGGGTGGGATGAGGGCACTCAGCTTGggggggtggctggggaggggtggggaggcattggggggagggggtggacAGAGGAGGGCAGGGCCAGGGGTGCGGCAGGATGGGGGGGGCATAGAAGGGGGGGTTAAAGGCTACCCCTGGGGCAATACAAGGGGGTGAGGACCCCTGGGGGGGCAGAACCGGGGGGGAAGGACCCCTTGGGGGGCAACATCCAGGAAAAGGACCCCCCAGGGGGAAATAATGGTGGTGGGAGGAACCCTCAGGGGGCAATACCGAGGGGCTATTGCCCCTTGGGGGGGCAATAATGGAATGAAAGGGCTCCTCGGGGGGCAACGTGTGGGGAAAGAACCCCCCCGGGGGGCAacaggaggggcaggaggaggtcCCAGGGGGCAACACCGGGGAAAGGACCCCCGGGGGCAGTACCGGGGGTGGGAGGACCACTTGGGGGTCAGTGACAGGGGTAGAAGGACTCCCATGGGGGCAATATGGAGGGAAAGGACCCCACAGGGGCAGTACCGGGGCCGGCAGGACCCCACAGGGGGAGCAACGCCCATCCCGGCCCAGGCCGCCCcactcccccctcccccggtTGCCCTGGAGCCGTCCTCCCGGCCCCAAAATGGCGGCACCGAGCTCGGCTTCACGTGTCCTTAGCGCGCATGCGCGGCGCCGCTCCCTGTGCCGGGCTCCCCAGCGGAAGTCCCGGCCGCGGCGGCCGCGGGggtggaagaggaaggggagggagggcgcTTCCGGTTCCGggtcggcggcggcggccgaggAAGGGGGGGCGGCGACGTCCGTTTGTAAACTCGGggcggcgcggagcggagcggccGG is a window from the Oxyura jamaicensis isolate SHBP4307 breed ruddy duck chromosome 33 unlocalized genomic scaffold, BPBGC_Ojam_1.0 oxy33_random_OJ72885, whole genome shotgun sequence genome containing:
- the CSAD gene encoding cysteine sulfinic acid decarboxylase isoform X1 is translated as MAEGSALERPGLDRAAGEEFLREAFEVLLDEAVRKGTDTALKVCDWREPRELRALLDLELRSHGEPPQRLLQHCRDIARYSVKTGHPRFFNQLFSGLDHHALAGRLLTEALNTSQYTYEIAPVFVLMEEVVLAKLRELVGWGSGDGTFCPGGSISNMYAMNVARYHRFPEGRQRGSRALPRLALFASQESHYSIEKGAAFLGIGTDNVFLVRADERGKMIPEELEKEIERAKGEGAVPFFVSATCGTTVLGAFDPLGSVADVCQRHGLWLHVDAAWGGSALLSRTHRHLLAGIERADSVAWNPHKMLAVGLQCSALLLRDTTGLLQRCHGAGAAYLFQRDKFYDVAYDTGDKTVQCGRRVDCLKLWLLWKAVGTEGLERRVDRAFACTRYLAEEVRRRDGFQLVLEPEFINLCFWFVPPSLRGCEGCEDFWLRLGKVAPAIKERMMKEGSMMVGYQPHGARVNFFRQIVTSPAVTRADLDFFLDEIERLGRDL
- the CSAD gene encoding cysteine sulfinic acid decarboxylase isoform X2 → MEEVVLAKLRELVGWGSGDGTFCPGGSISNMYAMNVARYHRFPEGRQRGSRALPRLALFASQESHYSIEKGAAFLGIGTDNVFLVRADERGKMIPEELEKEIERAKGEGAVPFFVSATCGTTVLGAFDPLGSVADVCQRHGLWLHVDAAWGGSALLSRTHRHLLAGIERADSVAWNPHKMLAVGLQCSALLLRDTTGLLQRCHGAGAAYLFQRDKFYDVAYDTGDKTVQCGRRVDCLKLWLLWKAVGTEGLERRVDRAFACTRYLAEEVRRRDGFQLVLEPEFINLCFWFVPPSLRGCEGCEDFWLRLGKVAPAIKERMMKEGSMMVGYQPHGARVNFFRQIVTSPAVTRADLDFFLDEIERLGRDL
- the LOC118158652 gene encoding uncharacterized protein LOC118158652, which encodes MASDERETLLRLQQALVEDEFEAFKFLLGGQLPLSRLHPATRPELCALLLQHFPGRALLVAAAVLRQLGRHDLLRQYQLPEEDEAPGSLGETGGGAQGAADGRDAAGAQSPGGALGAGGAPDAGGAPNAGGARDAGGRPPRVLTEQDLLLVAQRLGSEWQEVGIACLGLPQSRLEQIGEERPQRTVLRAFEMLREWRRRQQGGATAPRLLDCLRGAPVDPEVLELLQGM